From one Luteolibacter sp. SL250 genomic stretch:
- a CDS encoding AI-2E family transporter yields the protein MEQGARRTGFKIEPLLGGLALLLLLVGCVVVLKPFLSSLMWAIVLSYSLYPLQRRFTIWFRGSRTLAACLVTLTLTVILAGPIVLIGMSLVQDGKDLAGATKKWFLAAPEEAPPWVHRLPIVGDEAAAYWTEFSEDRKRWMEDVEKAAEADSRKKRARQEEEMVDETIPVPLPVEPEDEITVERPDSSRLVVLLGQTLGMARKALVTAGVAVGQGVTQVMISAFLAFFFLRDASLLADRLQVAVERLAGDRGKHLLKVAGDTVRGVIYGFLGTALIQAIVAGTGFWIADVPGAILLGVLTFFFAVVPFGPPIVWVPATLWLFAQGRPGWGIFMMIWGFFGISGVDNVVRPLIISQGSKMPFVLIFCGVIGGALAFGLVGLFLGPTLLAVAYRLIDEWSTNPVLAGPKEGGNYEI from the coding sequence ATGGAACAAGGCGCACGGCGGACGGGATTTAAGATCGAACCTTTGTTGGGTGGACTCGCTCTGCTCTTGCTGCTGGTCGGCTGCGTGGTGGTTTTGAAGCCATTCCTGTCGTCCCTGATGTGGGCCATCGTGCTGTCCTATTCGCTGTATCCTCTCCAACGGCGGTTCACCATCTGGTTCCGCGGCTCCCGCACGCTGGCGGCGTGCCTGGTGACCCTCACTCTGACCGTCATCCTGGCGGGACCCATCGTGCTCATCGGCATGAGCCTGGTCCAGGACGGGAAGGACCTGGCGGGTGCAACGAAGAAATGGTTCCTCGCCGCACCGGAGGAGGCTCCTCCGTGGGTCCACCGCCTGCCGATCGTCGGTGACGAGGCTGCGGCCTACTGGACGGAGTTCAGCGAGGACCGGAAGCGCTGGATGGAGGACGTGGAGAAGGCTGCGGAGGCGGACAGCCGTAAAAAGCGGGCGCGGCAGGAGGAGGAAATGGTGGACGAAACCATCCCGGTGCCACTGCCGGTCGAGCCTGAGGATGAGATCACCGTGGAGAGGCCGGACAGTTCCCGGTTGGTCGTCTTGCTGGGGCAGACGCTCGGAATGGCGCGGAAAGCCCTCGTCACCGCAGGTGTGGCGGTCGGCCAGGGAGTCACCCAGGTGATGATCAGCGCGTTCCTCGCCTTTTTCTTCCTGCGGGACGCTTCCTTGCTCGCGGACCGGCTGCAGGTGGCCGTGGAACGGCTGGCGGGTGACCGCGGCAAGCACCTCCTGAAAGTGGCGGGCGACACCGTGCGCGGGGTCATCTACGGCTTCCTCGGGACGGCGCTGATCCAGGCCATCGTCGCCGGCACGGGTTTCTGGATCGCCGATGTTCCCGGCGCGATCCTGCTCGGAGTGCTGACGTTCTTTTTCGCGGTGGTGCCCTTCGGTCCTCCGATCGTATGGGTTCCCGCCACGCTCTGGTTGTTCGCGCAGGGACGGCCCGGGTGGGGTATTTTCATGATGATATGGGGTTTCTTCGGCATCAGCGGAGTCGATAACGTCGTGCGTCCGCTCATCATCAGCCAAGGGAGCAAGATGCCGTTCGTGCTGATCTTCTGCGGCGTCATCGGCGGGGCGCTGGCCTTCGGGTTGGTGGGGCTGTTCCTCGGCCCTACGCTGCTCGCGGTCGCCTACAGGCTCATTGACGAATGGTCCACCAATCCGGTGTTGGCAGGTCCCAAGGAAGGTGGGAACTACGAGATCTGA
- a CDS encoding serine hydrolase domain-containing protein, which yields MSVAPSVLGEVVEVFERNFRERGEIGASVSVWWDGVECLSIGQGWCEKEHLRPWTKDTLVPVYSATKGPAAATLLMALEANGMGPETPVRAVWDRFPLADATFAHLLSHQCGLPALDQAADVLDHDAVVAAIEAQQPAWQLGEGHGYHPRTFGTLVDHPVRLLTGMTLGGYWRKVIAVPLGLDFWIGLPEEEWPRVTKLYPGKAAPSDIEAGFYKEFNTPGALTRRAFTSPRGLHAVHEMNHPEPWAAGLPAMGGIGTASALAKFYQAAAGSMPGPIPESIRRALAGPRSAADDKVLLKPTVFTCGCQQDPVDVDGRKIRQLYGPSTAAFGHPGAGGSHAFADPLSGVSFAYVMNQMEMSVMPGAKCVDMVTALFS from the coding sequence ATGTCCGTGGCTCCTTCGGTTTTGGGTGAGGTGGTGGAGGTTTTTGAGAGAAACTTCCGGGAAAGAGGGGAGATCGGCGCGTCCGTCAGTGTCTGGTGGGATGGGGTGGAGTGCCTCTCGATAGGGCAGGGATGGTGCGAAAAGGAACACCTGCGGCCATGGACCAAGGATACACTGGTTCCGGTCTATTCCGCCACCAAAGGACCTGCCGCTGCCACGCTGCTGATGGCGCTGGAGGCGAATGGGATGGGTCCTGAAACACCCGTCCGCGCGGTGTGGGACCGCTTTCCGCTGGCGGATGCGACTTTCGCTCACCTGCTCTCCCACCAATGCGGCCTCCCCGCGCTGGACCAGGCGGCGGATGTGCTGGACCATGATGCCGTGGTGGCTGCCATCGAGGCGCAGCAACCCGCCTGGCAGTTGGGGGAGGGGCATGGCTACCATCCCCGTACCTTCGGCACGCTGGTGGATCATCCCGTGCGCCTGCTCACCGGCATGACGCTGGGCGGCTACTGGAGGAAGGTCATCGCCGTCCCGCTGGGGCTGGACTTCTGGATCGGGCTGCCGGAGGAGGAATGGCCGCGCGTGACGAAGTTGTATCCCGGGAAAGCCGCGCCATCGGACATCGAGGCGGGCTTCTACAAGGAGTTCAACACACCCGGCGCGCTCACCCGCCGGGCATTCACCTCCCCGCGTGGTTTGCACGCCGTCCATGAAATGAACCATCCCGAACCCTGGGCGGCCGGTCTGCCCGCGATGGGGGGCATCGGCACCGCATCCGCTCTCGCCAAATTCTATCAAGCCGCTGCCGGTTCGATGCCGGGGCCGATCCCGGAGTCCATAAGAAGGGCTCTGGCGGGACCACGGAGCGCAGCCGATGACAAGGTGCTCCTGAAGCCGACGGTCTTCACCTGCGGTTGCCAACAGGATCCCGTGGATGTGGACGGGCGGAAGATCCGCCAGCTCTATGGCCCGTCCACGGCCGCCTTCGGCCACCCTGGTGCCGGCGGCAGTCATGCTTTCGCGGATCCTCTTTCCGGTGTTTCCTTCGCCTATGTGATGAACCAGATGGAGATGAGCGTGATGCCAGGCGCGAAGTGCGTCGATATGGTGACGGCACTGTTCTCCTGA
- a CDS encoding RDD family protein, protein MVVEKLDTLQTVELAEGIEIRLRIAGPLVRAGAYLVDLVIRSAILTVISLAMAISGIAIGGKVAMGLFLLAWFLLDWFYPVIFEAGKRGATPGKRVAGLRVVQATGSPITLGQAVVRNFLRFIDGMPFFTYGIGLGSCLASRRFQRLGDLAAGTVVVYTKTAPEIIIAAPPPMQSVPISVGLTADETRALVLFRERAGLWSEGRRAEIGDHVSALSGASGTAGVNRLMSMAHWVQEKREGGT, encoded by the coding sequence ATGGTGGTGGAGAAACTGGATACCCTGCAGACCGTGGAACTCGCGGAAGGAATCGAGATCCGCCTGCGCATCGCCGGGCCGCTTGTCAGGGCGGGAGCCTATCTGGTGGATCTGGTGATCCGCAGCGCCATCCTCACGGTCATTTCCTTGGCCATGGCCATCAGTGGGATTGCCATTGGAGGAAAGGTAGCCATGGGATTGTTCCTCTTGGCCTGGTTTCTTTTGGATTGGTTCTACCCGGTGATTTTCGAAGCGGGGAAACGTGGAGCCACACCCGGAAAACGTGTCGCGGGGCTTCGCGTGGTGCAGGCCACCGGTTCCCCCATCACGCTCGGGCAGGCGGTGGTGCGGAATTTCCTCCGCTTCATCGATGGCATGCCGTTCTTCACGTATGGCATCGGCCTGGGGAGCTGTCTGGCATCGCGGCGTTTCCAACGGCTGGGTGATCTGGCGGCGGGGACGGTGGTGGTCTACACGAAGACCGCCCCGGAGATCATCATCGCAGCTCCTCCCCCCATGCAATCGGTGCCGATTTCGGTCGGTCTCACGGCGGATGAAACCAGGGCGTTGGTTCTTTTCCGGGAACGGGCCGGATTGTGGTCGGAGGGACGGCGCGCGGAGATCGGCGATCATGTCAGCGCGCTCAGCGGAGCTTCCGGCACCGCCGGGGTCAACCGGCTGATGTCGATGGCCCACTGGGTGCAGGAAAAGCGGGAGGGAGGGACGTGA